From the genome of Malus sylvestris chromosome 6, drMalSylv7.2, whole genome shotgun sequence, one region includes:
- the LOC126625806 gene encoding transcription repressor KAN1-like isoform X2, producing MLREKGLSSEAAAGGRSCLALNPIPDLSLHISPPNTNTNSAPSSICTDQVTPDHDSSSCFDIWRRDTDEDCTNCGALSNKSHSDSCIRASYTSSSPAAAGADTELSLANPSALEAESAWKKNYFGGGDGYNDEAKNSGNSVTSSNGISMLERLKPIKGIPVYSTSSTNCSFPPSFSPNPVYQTAPYLSNSFGPAAPARNCSGRGMGMGLGGFNGITMDSLSLGVGGVQQQQQQRQRQHHFPSYNLNPYYPQQLQQHHCVGGGGNYNADLSSNGFTMRSKFTPPKLIGQNINKRNMRAPRMRWTTSLHARFVHAVELLGGHERATPKSVLELMDVKDLTLAHVKSHLQMYRTVKNTDKPLASSGIYDLHL from the exons ATGCTTCGCGAAAAAGGGCTTTCATCAGAAGCAGCTGCAGGCGGTAGAAGCTGCTTAGCTTTGAATCCGATTCCTGATCTTTCACTCCACATAAGCCCtccaaacacaaacacaaacagtgctccctccTCCATTTGCACCGACCAAGTAACGCCCGATCACGACTCCAGCAGCTGCTTCGACATATGGCGAAGAGACACCGACGAGGATTGCACCAACTGCGGCGCCCTATCCAACAAATCCCACAGCGACAGCTGTATTAGGGCCAGCTACACCAGTTCTTCCCCAGCAGCTGCTGGCGCCGACACTGAGCTTTCCCTCGCGAATCCCTCGGCCTTAGAGGCCGAAAGCGCCTGGAAGAAGAACTATTTCGGCGGTGGAGACGGTTACAATGACGAAGCGAAGAATAGTGGTAATAGTGTAACTAGTAGTAATGGGATTTCGATGCTTGAGAGACTCAAACCCATCAAAGGGATTCCCGTTTACAGTACCAGTAGTACTAATTGCTCGTTTCCTCCTTCGTTTTCCCCTAATCCTGTGTACCAAACGGCGCCTTATCTGTCTAATTCCTTCGGACCGGCAGCACCTGCTCGGAATTGCAGTGGCAGGGGAATGGGAATGGGATTGGGAGGGTTTAACGGGATAACGATGGACAGTCTAAGCCTAGGAGTAGGAGGAGTGCAACAACAACAGCAGCAGCGTCAACGACAACACCATTTTCCGTCGTATAATTTGAATCCTTATTATCCTCAGCAGCTGCAGCAGCATCACTGTGTTGGAGGAGGTGGAAATTACAACGCCGACTTGTCGTCGAATGGTTTCACCATGAGATCGAAATTTACGCCGCCGAAGCTCATAGGGCAAAATATTAATAAGAGGAACATGAGAGCTCCCAGGATGAGATGGACTACTTCTCTTCATGCTCGTTTTGTTCATGCTGTCGAGCTCCTTGGTGGTCATGAAA GGGCTACTCCAAAGTCAGTGTTGGAGCTCATGGACGTCAAGGATCTCACACTTGCTCATGTTAAGAGCCATTTGCAG
- the LOC126625810 gene encoding DNA-directed RNA polymerase II subunit 4-like isoform X2, protein MRLGLSDFLKAKCLMNSEVAILLEHRCDQMKHMSGESMHQLPQVLEKSLQYVKRFSRFTNQGSVKQVREVLSRYQLAEFELAVIGNLCPETVEEAKAVVPSLKTKGRGHDDEAIDRLLNDLMMIKKFE, encoded by the exons ATGAGGTTGGGGTTGTCAGATTTTTTGAAGGCAAAGTGTCTAATGAATAGTGAGGTTGCCATTCTTCTTGAGCATAGATGTGATCAGATGAAGCATATGTCCGGCGAATCAATGCACCAACTTCCCCA AGTGTTGGAGAAATCACTGCAGTATGTTAAGCGCTTTAGTCGCTTCACGAATCAGGGCTCTGTGAAGCAAGTTCGAGA AGTTCTCAGTAGATACCAGTTGGCTGAATTCGAG CTTGCTGTGATTGGAAATCTTTGTCCTGAAACTGTGGAGGAAGCCAAGGCAGTTGTGCCTTCTCTCAAG ACGAAAGGACGTGGGCACGACGATGAAGCCATTGACAGACTGTTGAATGACCTAATGATGATTAAAAAGTTTGAGTGA
- the LOC126625808 gene encoding purple acid phosphatase 17-like isoform X2, giving the protein MAIPCKNSRTSMFFLILSFGLCLVITSAELHRFDHPTKQDGSLSFLVVGDWGRRGDFNQSQVALQMGRIGEKLDIDFVVSTGDNFYDNRLTSEHDTAFEESFTKIYTEKSLQKQWYNGPSLNEVGFSPLCRSLNCQSTIPKPESEREKQDAGNC; this is encoded by the exons ATGGCTATTCCTTGTAAAAATTCCAGGACCTCTATGTTTTTCTTGATCCTCAGTTTTGGCCTGTGTCTGGTAATTACATCTGCGGAGCTTCATAGATTCGACCACCCCACCAAACAAGATGGATCACTCAGTTTCTTGGTGGTTGGGGACTGGGGAAGAAGAGGAGATTTCAACCAATCTCAAGTTGCCCTTCAG ATGGGAAGGATTGGAGAGAAACTTGACATAGATTTCGTGGTGTCAACGGGAGATAACTTTTACGACAATAGACTCACCAGCGAGCATGACACAGCATTTGAAGAGTCGTTTACCAAAATCTATACAGAAAAGAGCCTGCAAAAGCAGTGGTATAACG GACCATCACTCAAtgaagtaggattctctcctctCTGTCGATCACTCAATTGCCAGAGTACGATCCCAAAACCTGAAAgtgaaagagaaaaacaagatGCAGGAAATTGCTAG
- the LOC126625810 gene encoding DNA-directed RNA polymerase II subunit 4-like isoform X1, with protein sequence MLRAEDEDASELKLGDDFLKAKCLMNSEVAILLEHRCDQMKHMSGESMHQLPQVLEKSLQYVKRFSRFTNQGSVKQVREVLSRYQLAEFELAVIGNLCPETVEEAKAVVPSLKTKGRGHDDEAIDRLLNDLMMIKKFE encoded by the exons ATGCTAAGAGCAGAAGATGAAGACGCTTCAGAACTCAAACTTGGAGACG ATTTTTTGAAGGCAAAGTGTCTAATGAATAGTGAGGTTGCCATTCTTCTTGAGCATAGATGTGATCAGATGAAGCATATGTCCGGCGAATCAATGCACCAACTTCCCCA AGTGTTGGAGAAATCACTGCAGTATGTTAAGCGCTTTAGTCGCTTCACGAATCAGGGCTCTGTGAAGCAAGTTCGAGA AGTTCTCAGTAGATACCAGTTGGCTGAATTCGAG CTTGCTGTGATTGGAAATCTTTGTCCTGAAACTGTGGAGGAAGCCAAGGCAGTTGTGCCTTCTCTCAAG ACGAAAGGACGTGGGCACGACGATGAAGCCATTGACAGACTGTTGAATGACCTAATGATGATTAAAAAGTTTGAGTGA
- the LOC126625808 gene encoding purple acid phosphatase 17-like isoform X3, with product MAIPCKNSRTSMFFLILSFGLCLVITSAELHRFDHPTKQDGSLSFLVVGDWGRRGDFNQSQVALQMGRIGEKLDIDFVVSTGDNFYDNRLTSEHDTAFEESFTKIYTEKSLQKQWYNVQDHHSMK from the exons ATGGCTATTCCTTGTAAAAATTCCAGGACCTCTATGTTTTTCTTGATCCTCAGTTTTGGCCTGTGTCTGGTAATTACATCTGCGGAGCTTCATAGATTCGACCACCCCACCAAACAAGATGGATCACTCAGTTTCTTGGTGGTTGGGGACTGGGGAAGAAGAGGAGATTTCAACCAATCTCAAGTTGCCCTTCAG ATGGGAAGGATTGGAGAGAAACTTGACATAGATTTCGTGGTGTCAACGGGAGATAACTTTTACGACAATAGACTCACCAGCGAGCATGACACAGCATTTGAAGAGTCGTTTACCAAAATCTATACAGAAAAGAGCCTGCAAAAGCAGTGGTATAACG TGCAGGACCATCACTCAAtgaagtag
- the LOC126625808 gene encoding purple acid phosphatase 17-like isoform X1, with amino-acid sequence MAIPCKNSRTSMFFLILSFGLCLVITSAELHRFDHPTKQDGSLSFLVVGDWGRRGDFNQSQVALQMGRIGEKLDIDFVVSTGDNFYDNRLTSEHDTAFEESFTKIYTEKSLQKQWYNGSWPKKRRKSPKLSPDLESRNGISRLGADHLHHLLTYPRAKWYRPAKWYRPAN; translated from the exons ATGGCTATTCCTTGTAAAAATTCCAGGACCTCTATGTTTTTCTTGATCCTCAGTTTTGGCCTGTGTCTGGTAATTACATCTGCGGAGCTTCATAGATTCGACCACCCCACCAAACAAGATGGATCACTCAGTTTCTTGGTGGTTGGGGACTGGGGAAGAAGAGGAGATTTCAACCAATCTCAAGTTGCCCTTCAG ATGGGAAGGATTGGAGAGAAACTTGACATAGATTTCGTGGTGTCAACGGGAGATAACTTTTACGACAATAGACTCACCAGCGAGCATGACACAGCATTTGAAGAGTCGTTTACCAAAATCTATACAGAAAAGAGCCTGCAAAAGCAGTGGTATAACG ggagttggcccaaaaagagaaggaaaagtcCGAAGCTCAGCCCAGACCTAGAAAGCAGAAATGGCatttcccgactaggtgcagatcatttgcaccacttgcttacctacccaagggccaagtggtatagaccggccaagtggtatagaccagccaactaa